From Aedes albopictus strain Foshan chromosome 1, AalbF5, whole genome shotgun sequence, one genomic window encodes:
- the LOC109408307 gene encoding protein D3, which yields MMERTLFVVLTVIALSFGQQDPAVAVRKSFTENEIVPDVIKRAPGALVKVTYPSGAEVNLGNELTPTQVKDEPTVSWKADPGALYTLVMTDPDAPTRATPKMREWKHWVVINVPGSDVAAGETVAEYIGSAPPENSGLHRYVFLVYKQSRGRMRWSEPKLSNRNPNRAKFRVNEFAEKYQLGSPVAGNFYQATYDDYVPQVYATLTETK from the exons ATGATGGAGCGAACGTTGTTCGTCGTTCTTACCGTGATTGCACTCTCCTTCGGTCAACAAGACCCGGCCGTCGCCGTCCGCAAGTCTTTCACCGAGAACGAAATCGTGCCGGATGTGATCAAGCGAGCACCTGGCGCCTTGGTGAAAGTAACGTACCCATCCGGGGCGGAGGTCAACCTGGGCAATGAACTTACGCCGACGCAGGTCAAAGACGAACCGACGGTCAGCTGGAAGGCGGATCCGGGCGCTCTGTACACGCTGGTCATGACCGATCCGGATGCGCCGACCCGAGCCACTCCGAAGATGCGCGAGTGGAAGCACTGGGTGGTGATCAATGTGCCCGGATCGGATGTGGCCGCCGGGGAAACCGTTGCGGAGTACATCGGGTCGGCTCCACCGGAAAACTCCGGCCTGCATCGGTACGTGTTTCTGGTGTACAAGCAAAGCAGAGGCCGAATGCGGTGGAGTGAGCCGAAGCTGAGCAACCG CAACCCGAACCGGGCAAAGTTCCGTGTCAACGAGTTTGCCGAAAAGTATCAGCTCGGCAGCCCAGTAGCCGGAAACTTCTACCAGGCCACGTACGACGACTACGTTCCACAGGTGTACGCCACGCTCACGGAAACgaaatga
- the LOC109408300 gene encoding protein D3 has protein sequence MSREKLISTTTVVASVCILLSVQFISCCSAAEEETKNSGMVVNVQTAFVEHEVVPDVVDAAPKELLKVTYPSGVSANGGEELTPTQVKDQPKLEWSADPNAFYTLFMVDPDAPNRQEPKFRSVCHWYVGNIPGDKIEQGDHRIAFVGSGPPQGSGLHRYVFLVYKQTNGRVDLSEAPRTSNRSRNNRLNFQHKDYVKKYNLGELVAGNFYRAQFDDYVPTLHAQLSSGTE, from the exons ATGTCACGAGAGAAGCTAATTTCTACCACGACAGTAGTGGCGTCAGTGTGTATACTGTTGTCGGTTCAGTTCATCAGTTGCTGCAGTGCCGCCGAGGAGGAGACTAAAAACAGCGGAATGGTCGTGAACGTTCAGACGGCTTTTGTCGAGCACGAGGTCGTTCCAGATGTGGTGGACGCAGCTCCGAAAGAGCTGTTAAAG GTCACCTACCCCAGCGGTGTGTCGGCCAACGGAGGCGAAGAGCTCACCCCCACCCAGGTGAAAGATCAACCGAAGCTAGAATGGTCGGCTGACCCAAACGCATTCTACACCCTGTTCATGGTGGACCCGGACGCTCCCAACCGACAGGAGCCCAAATTTCGCTCCGTTTGTCACTGGTACGTGGGAAACATTCCCGGCGATAAGATCGAGCAGGGCGATCATCGCATAGCGTTCGTTGGATCGGGACCTCCGCAGGGCAGCGGGTTGCACCGGTATGTGTTTCTGGTGTACAAGCAAACCAATGGACGAGTGGACCTATCGGAGGCACCGCGCACCTCCAACCGCAGCCGGAACAACCGGCTGAACTTCCAACACAAGGACTACGTGAAGAAGTACAACCTGGGTGAGCTGGTTGCTGGTAACTTTTACCGGGCCCAGTTCGACGATTACGTTCCAACTCTGCATGCTCAACTGTCGTCCGGTACGGAGTGA